Part of the candidate division WOR-3 bacterium genome is shown below.
CGCATTCGGTCACGAGATGTTTGATTACTTCAAAAAGGGTAAGGGGTATGAAGTCGTGGAACGGGATGACGGATATTTCGATCTTTCAAACGGACCCAAGGTATACTTTTCCGGATACAAAAAATGGGATGGACATATAAAAAAGGCGATGCGATATGTCAGGGGTAGGGTTCTCGATATCGGTTGTGGTGCAGGCAGACATTCTTTCTATCTCCAGAAAAAAGGTTATGATGTCATTGGAATCAATAATTCACCCCTGGCAATAAAGGTCTGTAGGGCAAGAGGGCTTAAAAAAGCAAAGGTCTTATCCATAACTCAAATCGGTCCAGAACTCGGCGGGTTTGATACGATCATAACGATGTATTGTTGGACCCAGAAACCTGGTGAGTGCTGTATAAACGATGATATGGAATTATTGTATCCAAAACTGAAGGAGGCCGATATTCTTGTTTTTGCGACTCCGGTCTATATTCCTTTGCCCGGTGATATGCAGAATATCATCAATCGACTCTGTCCGTTTCTCGATCCCCTGCTTAAAATACGCGATGGACGTACTCGAATTAGATTTCATGATAATGTGAAAATCAAGAAGATTGCGTTGGTAAGTATCTGTGGTTGGTGGGAAAAGGAAAATATGAATATAGTATTGCAGATAGTTAAAGAATTTGCAGAGATCGCAAGCATTGAGTTCGTCGGCGCAGTACTCAGACCCCATGCGTTTTTGTTGAAGAAAAAAGGTGAGTTGACTGACCAGGGGAAGGAGATCCTTGATACTGTGCATAAAGCAGGCGGAGAATTGATTAAAGACGGCTCAATGAAAAAAGAGACCCTTGATATAATAAGCCGTCCACTTATTTCGTGGGATGAATACTTACAAAAATACAAATAATCGGCGGGGCGACTCTTAAGCGACATAGGTTTCAACTGATATAGCCTGATTCTGAGATAAAAATGTCTGAGAACGCTGATTTAGAAAATCCACATCAAACAGATATGACCCGCGGGGTGAGAGCTCTGCTCGGTGACCCTGAAAAGGTGGTCTTGAAACTTTCAACTCCGATGATTGTCGCAATGCTGGTTCAGAGTTTGTATAATATCGCTGATGGAATCTGGGTCTCCGGGCTCGGTGCAGATGCCCTGGCAGCGATCGGCCTCTTCTTTCCGGTCTTTATGTTCATAATATCGATCGCAGTGGGAATCAGCATCGGCGGGAGTGCTACAATTTCAAGAAAGATAGGGGCGCGCAATAAAAAACTTGCAGATTCTGCTGCAGTCCACACTCTGATCATCGGTATTGGCTTGGGGATTATTTTAACCTTGATTCTACTTCTATTTATTGACAATCTCTTTTCTTTAATCGGAACAAAAGGCAGGCCGGTATTTCTGGCGATGGGCTACGCCCGAATACTGATTGCGGGAACCGTGATTTTGTTCTCTTCAAATGTTGCAAGTGGTATCTTAAGGGGAGAAGGTGATACAAAAAGGGCGATGTATGCAATGGTCTTCGGTTCTCTGCTTAATATCGTGCTTGATCCGATCTTTATATACAGATTCAAACTCGGGGTTGTCGGCGCTGCCTGGGCGACTCTGACATCAATTTCAGCTTCAGCAGTGGTCTTCATCTTCTGGCTTTTTATAAAGAGGGATACCTATGTCGCCATCAAATTCAAAGGTTTCAGGTTCAACGGCGGGATTATCTTTGAAATACTGAGGGTCGGGATTCCATCTTCATTCGCCCAGTTTTCAATGGCGTTGGCGATGTTCATTTTGAATGTAATCGTTGTTAAGGTTGCGGGAACCAATGGTATCGCAGTCTTTACAAGTGCCTGGAGGATCATTATGCTCGGGATTGTCCCTTTGCTCGGAATTGCGATTGGTGTAACCGCAGTGACCGCAGCCGCTTATGGTGCACAGGATTTTGATAAATTGGATAGGGGTTATCTTTATGGTATTAAATTCGGTTTTCTGGTTGAACTCGGTATCGTGTCAGCGGTTCTGATTTTTGCTCCACAGATCGCCCGACTCTTTACCTATTCCCGGGGCGCGGTGCATATCTTCAAAGAACTGGTGACAGCACTCCGCTGGCTGGTTATATTTCTTCTGGTTACACCGTTTGGTCTACTCACTTCTTCAATGTTTCAGGGAATCGGGCGGGGTGAGAATTCACTCGCGGTAACCATCTTGAGGACGCTCATTATGCAGGTCTTTTTCAGTTATCTTTTGGGATACTATTTCAACTTCGGACTTCGGGGGGTCTGGTGGGGAATTGTTATTGGAAATATTGTCGCTTCTGTTATCTCTTTTACCTGGGGCAGACTCACGATTCATGGTTTGAAATTACATTCATCAGGCGGCTGAAATTTTAAATATAACAACAAAAAGACTAATCAGAGACCAGATGGTTGGCCGGCCATATCGACCTAATATTTTTTTATTGACTATTTATAAATTATATATATAATTTTGAGAAGGAGGATAAAATGAAGATAAAATATCCAATCGCTTTGTTCCTCATCGTGTTTTTGTTTTTATCCATGAGTTGTAGTAAGAGCAAAACAGTGACTCTGAACTTAAGTAATAATCAGAATATTGCTGTTGCGTATGCTGGTTATTACTCACTGAACGACGGTGCTGAGGAGTCAATAAGCGGTACCACACCGAATGAATATGAATTTGTGTTGGAAAAAGGGGATAAACTTGCAGGTCTTATTTATAAAAGTGATTCCAGTAATGTCACCGATACACTGGTTTTTAAAGTATATGTTGATGATGTTGAACAGACAGACCTCACGCGCAACATAGTTATACCAACCGAGATCGGGGGGGTGCAGTTCCAGATTACAGTACAATAATTTTTTGCATCAAGAAAACAGCTGAATAAATTCAGGAATTATCGGGGATATCTGTTGAGAAATAAGTAAGATAAAAGAGACCGGTCTGGTTTACGAAATCATTTTTACTATCTTCGGCAGAATCTCGCCGGCCTTGCCCTGAATGGAGATATCCACCACCCGGGAAATGGGTGTGGGTTCGAGATTTATCTCGATCGTTTTTGCACCGCATTGTTTTGCAATTTCAGGAATCGCCGCGGCGGGCCAGACGACGCCGGAAGTACCGCAGATCAGTGCTGCATCCGCGTTATTCAGGAAGGAAAGTGAATTTTGCCAGATATCTTGGGGTATGGGTTCACCAAACCAGACCACGTCCGGTCGTAAAAGGCCGCCGCATTCGCACACAGGCAATTCAGTATCTTCGTATTCTTTTTCGCTGTCGTACTCTGTTGTTTTTTGACATTGCATGCAGCGCGTTCGGAAGATATTGCCGTGGAGTTCCAGGACATTCCTGGAACCGGCACGTCTGTGTAAGTTGTCCACATTCTGGGTTAAAAGAAGAAATTTATCGCTTCTCTTTTCTAATTCAACAACCGCATAGTGCGCCGGGTTTGGTCTGGCTTTGAGAATAATACCTTGACGCCAGCGATACCACTCCCAGACGAGTTTCGGATTTTTATCAAACGCCTGGGGTGTAGCAAGCTCGGTTGCTGAATAATTTTTCCACAGGCCGTCCGCACCACGAAACGTCGGAATTCCGCTTTCCGCGGAGATGCCCGCTCCGGTAAGTACAAATAGTGAGCGTGCCGATTTGATGACCTCAGCGGCTTTTCTGATTAGTCGATCTTTCTCATCCACAGATGCATTCCTGATTGATTCGCCAAAATGTGACTAAAATTTGTAGTATATACCTATTTTACCGGGGCGTGTATCCAGACCGAACCTTTCTTCTTTGGTGAATATGACCACGTCGATGATCGAAATGACCCGGTTGATTATGGCGAAGCCGGGCATAAAAGATGCCCGCCGCAGATTTTCGCGTGCCGATTTTCTTCTTTCCCAATAGGTGTTTTTATTACTCAGTGTATCCCATTCCCACGCATCGTTTCCGAAGTAACCGTTTTCCTGAATATACTCCTGCTGTCTTTGCGGGTCATTGGGATAAAAATAGCTTGCGTCTCTTTCGATCTCGAGGTTGTAATCTTCTGAACTCATATAGTCTTCAAGGGCGTCGAAGTATTCATCATCTTTCCTCGTCGGGTTGGCGCCGGAATGATCGATGGCGAATACTCTCGCCGAATGATCCATTTTATGGCCGAAATAATTGAATCCCAGATAGGTGAGCCATATCGACCCTTCGGCGATTAAGAAGGTACGACCCTTTGTTTTTTCACCTTGAATGATTTCTCCCAGACCGGGGACAAGGGCTGAAGCGAAGATCGGACTCATCGCTTGATAAATGATCAGGGTGATTCCCAGAAACATAATACCTCCAGTCTATTTAAGGACTGCAAATTTTTTGCACTTCACTTCCTTTTTTGAACCGTTCTTGGCTTCGATGCGCAGGATATAAATTCCATTGGTCTGTTTTTCAAAGTTGAACGCAACTTCATTATATTCATTCGGTGTGGCGTTGTTGAGTTGTTCTCCGCCGATTTTATGGCCTACAAGATCAAGAATTTCCACTGATATATCCGCCTCCTCGTGGAGATAAAAGCGTACGACTCCATCTTTCTTCACCGGTGAGGGATAGATGTAGAAGTTGCCCAGCAATCCGCCGGCGGTCTGGAGTTGAACCAGTTCTCCTTTGAATATTCCCCAGTTCTTCGGTGAGTTCATATATCCTGTCCAGGAAGCGTCTGTTCCTGGAAAATCCCAGACATATAATTTACCGAAATCGCTTCCACAGGCGAGTTCCAGATCACCGTCGCCGTCCAGATCAAAAATCACCCCCGGTGAAGTGAATCCATCTTCACCAAAGAGGGGGGAGAATTCGAACTCTTTGTTGCGGTCATTGATGATTTTCAGACTACCTTCACCGAGCGAGTCTGAGCAGCCGAGTCCGAAGATCAATTCCACTCTGTTGTCACCGTTCAGATCAGCGGCGAGATTCGGGTAGTAGATATAATCGTCATAAAGCACAGGAAAGTTGTTCTCGAGGGTGCCGTTGCGGTTATTCACATACAATGTTTTACTGCTGTTCGGCATGATGATTTCAAGATAACCGTCGTTATCAACGTCTGCGAGTGCGGGTGTTATGTAGAACGTCGTATCGATCAAGATGTCGAATTTTTGCTCGAGTGAGTCTTTGCTGTAGATATAGATTGTACCGAAGCCGTTGATGACCACTGCTTCAGGGGCACCGTCGCGGTCGATGTCGCCGACGACCGGTGATGAAAAGGTCAACATATTATGTTGTGAATCAGTGAATTCTTTTATTATTCCGTTTTTATCGATAAGCCAGAATCTACCGTCTGAACCGAGCAGACCGATAATCCTTTGTGCTGTATCGAAAACACAGGGGGTTGAGAGTATTTCCGTATTCAGATATATGGGGAAATGGGGGAGATTGTTACCGGCCGTATCCAGACAATAGAGGTGACGGTCCTTGCTTCCTACAATAATTTCAAGGTGGGAATCGTCGTTTATATCGAAAAGAAGTGGGGCTCCCAGGATATCGTTATCCGCTGAGAAAGAAAAACCAGGGAGTGGGGTAAGGTCACGGCCGTCAAGACATACGAGGTCGAACCCTGTGGCGAACAGTATATCATCGGCTCCATCGTTGTTCACGTCACCGACCGCAAGGAAAGAACTCAACCTGTTGAATGAAGAGTATGTTGCGTAGAGGCTGCCGTCGTCATTATAGGCGTAAACACTGCCGTTCTTTACCGCCGCCACTATTTCATAATCACCGTCGCCGTCCAGGTCGCCGTAACTCAGTGAGTTGATTTCATTGAAGCGTCGTACGAGTACGGGAAAACCTTCCTGATATATACCGAGGTCAAAAGAGAAGTTCATTAACGTATCACGTTTTGATGTTACTTCGATATTGATGAGTGACTTGCCGTAGTATGCGTCGGAATTAGGATTGGTGAATGGACCGAACATGTGGTTTGACTTGCCGCTGTCGTCGACGAAGAACGGGTCATATCGTGAGCCGTAGTATTCCAGAGAATCACCATACCACCAGGCGTCGAAATGCTGGATTCCGTCTGCTTCTTCGAGGTCGATACCTTTGTGTTTGGGATCGGTCTGCACTGTATTGTAAGTCCAGTTTGAATCGAGGACGTCATCGTCGATATGCCAGATGAGAATACCGCTTCCCGGTAAGAAGAAATCGTACTCGCCGTAATCAACAGAGATCGGGACTCCATCCTCGGCATCGATTACGATCGTATCTTTCTGCCTTATGTCCTGCTGACGGTTTTCAATAAGAAAGAATTCGCTTTCCGAGATCGGTATTTTTATCATGGTCTGATCCGCTACACCGTATTGGGTGGTGTCGATTTCTGAAGCCCGTAGTGTCAAAAGACTTTCCGGGTCGGTGACGACGACGGGATTGACCCATCCGAGGGCGTAACGACACCAGGCACCGAGATTCGCCGGGATCGAGCCTTCGGGTGCTCCTTCATAAGGGCTTCCGACCCAGGCTCCCGTGCACATTAAATCCCATGCTCCGACACCGTTCGACCAGCCTGATACATCATAGAGGTCGGGTAAGCCGAGGGTATGGCCGAATTCGTGTACTATGGTTCCCACGGCTCCGACCATATATTCGTCCACCCGCGCCATCTCGGCGTTTATTCCTGCACCGCGGATGGTGTCGGTGCCGCTGTTCGCCAGTATGTAGGGTGTACCCAGATAATATTCAAGGGCGCCTTCCGGTATGGTGGCTGAGGGCAGGTCGCGGAAGCGGTAGAAATTGAGGCTGGTCTGCAGGAGTGTTCCCGCATGGAAGATCAGGAGTGCATCGTAATCAGAAAAGTCTACGGTCGGATCCTGATCCGCTGCAGCGACTGCATCCGCGAGGATGCGCACCAGTCCCATTTCCATTCCATAGGTATTGTAGTATACAAAACCGGTGCTTTCATCGTAGTGATCGAAGCCGCTGTAATAAGCCATTTTATGGGGAAGCTGGTAACATGCCGTCGGCTGATCCGGTTTCACCGTGGCTTCGACGATTAAATTGCCGAAAGAATTCGATTTATAGAAATTACTCAAAAACTGCATCTGGCGCTGGAAATAGACCTTTGAGTGGGGGGGATCATAATACAACCCATCTTCAGGCTCACCGAATCCGATTAAATCCATTTTGCCGTTGCCCGTTGTCGTGGGGTCGTCGTCTTCGACAAATTCCACCCGCAGAACCAGAACCTTCAGAGTTGCCTTACCTTCTCCTATTTTCGGCGGCAATTTAAAATTTCTGAACAACCTCATCGATTGAAACCGCTTCACCGACATCGTTGAACCGCTGTCCAGGAACTTCAAAGTAAGGGCTGCCTGCGGCGGTTGAGGCGGGTTATTGATTATTTTATTTCTTACTATTGTTATTCGTTCTCCGAATAAAATAGTGATGAGAAAGAGATAAGTGATAATTTTATTCAACATAACCTCCAAACGTTCTTTATTGTAACTGAAAAGAAATCCGTGTCAAGAGCCATAATTTTAAAATCTTATTCGATATTGGTACTGAAGACTGTACTCTCCTTCTTGATTCCTTCGGACAAGGATTTCATTTTTATCATCAATGAAATACTCAACATTGAATTCATTTGAAAAAGAGGTCATATCATAAGTATAGGTGATGAACAGCTGTTTTGAAAAATATTTTCCCACTGTCAATTTCGTTTTGCTCTCTTCTTCAAAAAACGGCGTCTCGATTCTGAACATATCAAGGCCCGTATATTGGCGGATGCGGCGGGAGACATCGCTTTCGAGCCAGGAGATGAGGCTGTGTGGAAGTACTGTCCCGACATAGTCTCCTTGTTTCATTGATGCGAGTTCGCGCCAGGTTATATTGAGATTCAGATAAGTTATGATATCCTGCTCTGTGTAGTACGGCGGGTCAGAATAAAATTCGAATATCGGTTCCGACATCATTCCGAAACAGTGCAATTTGATGATGATCTCTTCGCCGGTGGTCGGGTCCCGGTCCCGGGTATTCATCTCCGCCCAGAAATCAAGTTCCGCATCGATTGTCTCCTCAGGGAGAAAGGTTATCCGGCCTTCGGTGATGGATAATACATGATTAAGCCAGTAGTAATTCCCCCGATGTGTGGTCAGGGTGCCGGAAAGATAGAGCGGTCCGTCTTCTTTTATGATGTAGAGTTCACCACCGAATTCGATGTCGGCTTCACGGTTTCTGAGCCATAAATTTCTCTCTCCTTTTATCTTCAAATTCATTGTCCAGGCATTGTCTGTTTCCTCTTCGGCTTCTTCTTCCACGACCTTCTCACCGAATTCCAGGGGGATGACGGCTTGTTTTACAGTGATGCTGCCGTTGTAATAAGTGACCTTATTCTCTGTCACGCCGATTGAAAAATTACCGCTGCCGGTTCCGTATGCAAAGGGCAGATACTGAAAAGGGGCGTCTTTAAAACTGAAATCGAAATGGAGGCTCTGCAGACGGAATCTCGCGCCGAGCCTTATCGTACCGCCGGCATTGACTTGGGCTTTTTCTTTACCTATGAGCTGGGAATGGACTATCCTCGATACCGTACCACGGGCGTTTTTGAAGATAATACGGTTTTTATTGAATTCCACTCTACTGTACACCGAATCGAAATGGGCGGAGATGGCTTTTACCCCGAATGAACCGTCCTTTATTTCTCCGGTTCCGGAGAACTCGAAGTTATTCAGGTTACCTTTAAAAGTAATATCTCCGGTCATAAGACCTGTCGGTTTCACCATAAAATTTTTCAGAAAAGGGAAGACCCAGATACCCACATCTCTGATATGCAGTTCTATGTTTGATTTCTCTAAGGATAGATAGCCGCCGGCATAACAGTGCTGGTTCTTTTTGTCGCTGATATCCAATGAATCGAGCTGGATGGTTCTGTTTTTATATTCACCCGTGGTGAATATCACACCGTCCTCCAGATCGATGAAGTTGATGCCAGCCCCGCTTATTGTGAATCTGTTTTGCTCCATTTCACATTCCAGGGTTCCGTTGATCGGCTCTTTTAAACCCAGAAGTTTACCAAGTTTTTCTATATTCCCGTTTGATAACCGGAAAGACAACGGTGTAAATGTACCTGTCAATGTGCCTCCAAGGAATGAAAGTTCAATCTCACCGCAGGTTTTATTGGGAATGTCGAAGGCTATCGGTGCTTTATTTTCGGTCTCGACCCCATTGTATTTTATGTACAGTAGATCGACGGTGCCTGTGAGGTTGCCCGCAAGATTCCCTTCCAGATTCAGAAGATTACCGTCCTGTTCAGCGTTTACCGAGAACCTGTTTTCTTTTAAAACCACGGTGATACTGTCCAGGTTATATTTTTTGTAGGAAAGATCGGTTGAGACGACCCGTACAAAACCGGAACGGTCACTGAGTTTCAGATTTTCGCTCTTCATATAAAGTTTATTTGTTTGGATTCCTCTGAGCGCGACGTCGACGCCGGTGAGTTCAGCAGTGATCAATATATCGTTTATCTGTTTCAGAGTTCCTTTGAGTTCGCATGAACCGGTTAATGTTCCTTTGAGAGTATCCGGAAGAGGGATGAACCTTGCGAATCTTCTGAGGTCGAATTTGTTCAAAACTATTTTAATGTTTGATGCCGGATAGAGTTCGCCCGACATCTCCAGTTTCTTTTCGTCTTCTATTATAAAGAGCGAATCCAGTGTGACCTTTGACAGTGAGGCGGAGCCGAATATCGTCAGTGAATCGATACCGACGCCGTCTTCCGCGGGTGATTTGAGGGAACTGATGAATTTACCTTTTTTATACCCGATGTAACCGTTGACCAATACAGATGTCGTCGAATCAAAGACCCTGCCGATGTCTATTCCGCTGAAGTTGGTTTCGAACTCTCTGATTTTCATATCCTGGAGTTTGACCTGCGCGAAAAATAGTCCGCCGTATAACTCTCCGTCGAATATATTTATCCATATTGTGTCCGCAAAGACATTGGTTTCAAAATCGAATCGATCGGCGGGACGTAATTGGTGAACACTCCCTTTGATTCTGGGGAGAAGTTTTTTATTTTTATATTCCAGATCTCCAGAAAAAACGACGGTACCGTTGTGGAGTTTGAATTTTTGCAGGGAAACTTCCGCCTTTTTCAAACTTAATTTCATATTGTTGTTATCAAAAAAATAAGAACCTTTTCCGACCAGGGCTATTCCTTTTCCCTTGATTTTAAAAGAGTTCGCTTCGATTCTTTCAGCACTTATCCGAAGGTCAAGATTTGCACTTGTTATGTTGAGAGGGTATTCTTTCACCCGTAAAGAGAGATTCATCGTGTTCAGATAAACGACGGTTCCGATCAGATCCACAAAGACGAGCCCGGAGATTCCTTCGACTATCAACGGTTTTTTGTCTTCATAGATCAGTCTGCCGTTTTTTAGATTGAGTCTTATTCCCAAACTCAAACGGGGCAGTGTGAAACGGCTTCTTTTACCGGTCCCTGTTTTTTTCTTTATTTGCACCGTCGGTTCCAGGAGATTTATTTCGAAGAGATTCGGTAATTTGAAACCTGCGGGGCGAAATCTGTATATGATCTCAGCGGTCTCACCGTAGATGCTGTCGGTTTCCGATAATTTAACGCTGTACTTTTCGACTTTGAATCCGCGCAGCAGACTTCCTTCCACTTTTTCATAAGAGATTTTGATGTTCGCGGTTCGTTCCAGGATGGTGATGGTCAGTGCACCGAAATTGACTGTTCTGAAGAAGATGAAAATTCCGATAATGAGAAAAACAATGATGGAGAGTAAAATATATCGTTTCATAGATCAGAAAATGTGATAGATCCCCAGGTAGATCTCTCTACCTTTATTCATCAGGGGAAAACCTACATCAAGACGTACCGGACCGATGGGGGTGAAGTACCGCAGTCCCGCGCCGGCGCTC
Proteins encoded:
- a CDS encoding methyltransferase domain-containing protein, which encodes MFKDRQDAFGHEMFDYFKKGKGYEVVERDDGYFDLSNGPKVYFSGYKKWDGHIKKAMRYVRGRVLDIGCGAGRHSFYLQKKGYDVIGINNSPLAIKVCRARGLKKAKVLSITQIGPELGGFDTIITMYCWTQKPGECCINDDMELLYPKLKEADILVFATPVYIPLPGDMQNIINRLCPFLDPLLKIRDGRTRIRFHDNVKIKKIALVSICGWWEKENMNIVLQIVKEFAEIASIEFVGAVLRPHAFLLKKKGELTDQGKEILDTVHKAGGELIKDGSMKKETLDIISRPLISWDEYLQKYK
- a CDS encoding MATE family efflux transporter, which codes for MTRGVRALLGDPEKVVLKLSTPMIVAMLVQSLYNIADGIWVSGLGADALAAIGLFFPVFMFIISIAVGISIGGSATISRKIGARNKKLADSAAVHTLIIGIGLGIILTLILLLFIDNLFSLIGTKGRPVFLAMGYARILIAGTVILFSSNVASGILRGEGDTKRAMYAMVFGSLLNIVLDPIFIYRFKLGVVGAAWATLTSISASAVVFIFWLFIKRDTYVAIKFKGFRFNGGIIFEILRVGIPSSFAQFSMALAMFILNVIVVKVAGTNGIAVFTSAWRIIMLGIVPLLGIAIGVTAVTAAAYGAQDFDKLDRGYLYGIKFGFLVELGIVSAVLIFAPQIARLFTYSRGAVHIFKELVTALRWLVIFLLVTPFGLLTSSMFQGIGRGENSLAVTILRTLIMQVFFSYLLGYYFNFGLRGVWWGIVIGNIVASVISFTWGRLTIHGLKLHSSGG
- a CDS encoding NAD-dependent deacylase — encoded protein: MDEKDRLIRKAAEVIKSARSLFVLTGAGISAESGIPTFRGADGLWKNYSATELATPQAFDKNPKLVWEWYRWRQGIILKARPNPAHYAVVELEKRSDKFLLLTQNVDNLHRRAGSRNVLELHGNIFRTRCMQCQKTTEYDSEKEYEDTELPVCECGGLLRPDVVWFGEPIPQDIWQNSLSFLNNADAALICGTSGVVWPAAAIPEIAKQCGAKTIEINLEPTPISRVVDISIQGKAGEILPKIVKMIS
- a CDS encoding T9SS type A sorting domain-containing protein, which codes for MLNKIITYLFLITILFGERITIVRNKIINNPPQPPQAALTLKFLDSGSTMSVKRFQSMRLFRNFKLPPKIGEGKATLKVLVLRVEFVEDDDPTTTGNGKMDLIGFGEPEDGLYYDPPHSKVYFQRQMQFLSNFYKSNSFGNLIVEATVKPDQPTACYQLPHKMAYYSGFDHYDESTGFVYYNTYGMEMGLVRILADAVAAADQDPTVDFSDYDALLIFHAGTLLQTSLNFYRFRDLPSATIPEGALEYYLGTPYILANSGTDTIRGAGINAEMARVDEYMVGAVGTIVHEFGHTLGLPDLYDVSGWSNGVGAWDLMCTGAWVGSPYEGAPEGSIPANLGAWCRYALGWVNPVVVTDPESLLTLRASEIDTTQYGVADQTMIKIPISESEFFLIENRQQDIRQKDTIVIDAEDGVPISVDYGEYDFFLPGSGILIWHIDDDVLDSNWTYNTVQTDPKHKGIDLEEADGIQHFDAWWYGDSLEYYGSRYDPFFVDDSGKSNHMFGPFTNPNSDAYYGKSLINIEVTSKRDTLMNFSFDLGIYQEGFPVLVRRFNEINSLSYGDLDGDGDYEIVAAVKNGSVYAYNDDGSLYATYSSFNRLSSFLAVGDVNNDGADDILFATGFDLVCLDGRDLTPLPGFSFSADNDILGAPLLFDINDDSHLEIIVGSKDRHLYCLDTAGNNLPHFPIYLNTEILSTPCVFDTAQRIIGLLGSDGRFWLIDKNGIIKEFTDSQHNMLTFSSPVVGDIDRDGAPEAVVINGFGTIYIYSKDSLEQKFDILIDTTFYITPALADVDNDGYLEIIMPNSSKTLYVNNRNGTLENNFPVLYDDYIYYPNLAADLNGDNRVELIFGLGCSDSLGEGSLKIINDRNKEFEFSPLFGEDGFTSPGVIFDLDGDGDLELACGSDFGKLYVWDFPGTDASWTGYMNSPKNWGIFKGELVQLQTAGGLLGNFYIYPSPVKKDGVVRFYLHEEADISVEILDLVGHKIGGEQLNNATPNEYNEVAFNFEKQTNGIYILRIEAKNGSKKEVKCKKFAVLK